The Streptococcus sanguinis genomic sequence TTTTCAGGAAACAGGATTTATAGAAGAAAATAACGAAGTCGCTATGCGCTTGGATCTAAAGAAAGAGGAATAGAATGACGAAAAAAGCCTTGATCAGTGTCTCAGACAAGACAGGCATTGTAGAATTTGCCCAAGAATTAAAAAAATTAGGCTGGGATATCATCTCAACCGGTGGAACAAAGGTGGCTCTAGACAATGAAGGAGTAGGCACCGTTGCTATTGATGATGTGACTGGTTTTCCAGAGATGATGGATGGCCGTGTCAAGACCCTCCACCCAAACATTCACGGAGGTCTCTTGGCTCGTCGGGATTTAGATAGCCACTTGGAAGCGGCTAAGGACAATCAGATTGAGCTCATTGACCTTGTGGTGGTCAACCTTTATCCTTTTAAAGAAACCATTCTCAAGCCGGGTGTGCAGTATGCGGACGCGGTGGAAAATATTGACATCGGTGGGCCCTCTATGCTTCGCTCTGCGGCTAAAAATCATGCCAGCGTGACGGTTGTTGTAGATCCAGCTGATTATGCTCTTGTTCTGGAAGAGTTGGCAGCAAATGGCCAAACGACCTATGAAACGCGTCAACGTTTGGCAGCCAAGGTTTTCCGTCACACAGCAGCTTATGATGCCTTGATTGCGGACTATTTCACAAATCAGGTGGGCGAAAGCAAGCCTGAAAAGCTGACTTTGACCTATGAACTCAAGCAGCCCATGCGCTACGGTGAAAACCCCCAGCAGGACGCTGATTTTTATCAGACTGCTTTGCCACTGGACTATTCCATTGCTTCGGCCAAGCAGCTGAATGGGAAAGAGTTGTCCTTCAACAACATTCGCGATGCAGATGCGGCTATTCGGATTATTCGAGATTTCAAGGATCGGCCAACTGTTGTGGCACTAAAACACATGAATCCTTGTGGTATCGGTCAGGCGGATGATATTGAGACAGCTTGGGACTATGCTTATGAGTCTGATCCAGTGTCCATCTTTGGTGGGATTGTCGTCCTCAACCGTCAGGTGGATGCTGCGACAGCTGAGAAGATGCACGGTATTTTCCTGGAAATCATCATCGCACCGAGCTACACGGCAGAAGCACTAGCGATTTTGACCAATAAAAAGAAAAATCTGCGGATTTTGGAGTTGGCTTTTGATGCGCAGGCAGCTTCTGGAGTAGAGAAGGAAGTGACAGGTGTTCTGGGTGGTCTCCTCGTGCAAAACCAAGATGTTATCGAGGAAAATCCAGCTGATTGGCAGGTTGTGACCAAGCGCCAGCCGAACGAGCAGGAGCGTATGGCTTTGGAATTTGCTTGGAAGTCCGTCAAATATGTCAAATCTAATGGTATCATCATCACCAATGACCGTCAGGTGCTGGGAGTCGGTCCCGGTCAGACCAACCGTGTGGCTTCTGTCAAGATTGCTATTGAGCAAGCCAAAGATCGCCTTGACGGTGCTGCTCTGGCTTCTGACGCCTTCTTCCCCTTTGCGGACAATATCGAAGAAATTGCGGCGGCTGGTATCAAAGCTATCATCCAGCCGGGTGGTTCTGTCCGTGATGAGGAGTCTATCGAAGCGGCTGACAAGTATGGCTTGACCATGATTTTCACTGGCGTACGGCATTTTAGGCATTGAGAATTCAAAAGTATCAGGAAAAAGTAAAATAATTAAAATTGGGTATAATAATATTTGTAGGAAGCAAGCCGAAAGGCTTGTTTTCTGATATAATTGTAATAAATAAAACTAATAAGGAGGAATTATATGCCTTTAATTGAGAAATTTAAAATTAATAATCTCCATAATTATTATGATGTTGAGTTGAATTTTAAAAATGATAAAACTATTTATATTGGTGAAAATGGTGTTGGTAAGACCACTATTCTTTCGATGCTGTATTATTTGCTTGATCTAAACTATGAAAGATTATCAAAATATATTTTTGAGAGTCTTGAAATTGAATTCGAAGGAAAAAAAAGTGTAAGAATAACTAAAAGTGATATTACACAGATAAATTCAGTAGTCAGAAGTCGTAAGGGACGATATCCGAAATATATAGTTGATGAATTAATCAATAAAATTGAACAAGACGAAAATTTGATGAACGAACTATTGAAATTAGAGACTTCGACTGATTTTTTATTTAATTTCGAAGTACGAAAAATATATGAAAAATATCCATCATTACATAATTATCCTAAACCTCTTATTCAAGAACTCATGGTTGAGGTTTTAGAGAGAATTAATCCTGCAGAGTACATGGAACTAATAGGTTATATAGAGGAATTAAAAAATAAGTATAAAATTTTATACTTCCCAACTTATAGAAGGATTGAGGAAGATCTAGTCAAACTAAAGACAGAGCCTGAAAATGTAGGTCCTGGGGGAAGAGCGTTTAATAGTAAATCCAGTGGTGAATTAATCCATTTCGGTATGGAGGATGTTAAGCAGAGGATAGATGAACTATTAAATAAGATTAGTAAAGAAACTAACGAACGTTATAATAATATGACGAGTGGTTTACTAAATACTTTCTCTAATGGAGAAAATATTAAACTTTCTGGTGAAAATTTTGATCCTGAAGAAGTAAATATTGCTCTTTCTAGATTAGGGGATAAAATAACTAAAGAAACTAAATCTATAATTTTAAGTAAGATAAATAAGGGAGAATTGCACAAAGATAAATATCTTGATTATCTAGTTTCAAGTATTCTTAAAAATTACAAAACTTTGGCGGTCATTGATAGTAGAATTAATGATTTTAATAAAAGAGTAAATAAATATCTGTTTAGGAAAAAATTTTATTATAATCCACAGTCGTTAAGGTTAGATATAAAAAGGACTGATAGCAAAGGGGAAACTATATTTAAGAATGATCAGTATGGGGAAAGAGTTGAAGATATTATTAATTTAAGTAATCTTTCATCGGGAGAAAAACAATTAATTTCTACCTTTTCTAAGATATTTTTAGAAGATGAAAAAGAACTTGTTATTCTGTTTGATGAACCTGAGTTATCTTTATCTGTTCCATGGCAGGAGGAATTTATTTATGATATTTCTCAAGCAAATAAGTGTAGATTTTTATTAACAGTAACTCATTCTCCATTTATATATAGAAATCTCCTAGATTATGCAGAAGAGATTGACGATTGTATTAAAGAAAACTCACAAAATAGTGATAACGAATTTTCATTTTTCTTTTTAAATGATGATAATGATGATGAATTACCTTTTTAAATAAGGGGGGGATAATTTGAAATCAGTAACAATAGAAAACCACCTAGAAAGTTTGACAGAATCCTCAGTTATTTGGGAAAGGTATACGAGAGATGCTAAGATTAATCCCAATAGATATTTTGTATTTTATGAAGGAAAAGATAGGCAGTATTATGATTGTCGAATACGAAATTTTACTAACAATTATAACGCATATGAGGTTGGTGGTAAGAGCAAAGTGTTACAATTAGTTGATAAATTTACTCATGAGGAGGGTTATAAATTAAAGAATAAATTATTTTTTATAGATAAAGACTATGAAAGATACCGGCTAGATTCGGATGTATATATGACTCCAAAATACTCAATTGAAAACTTTTACGTAAGTCATACAGTAATCGAGAGAATACTGAAAACACATTTTGGGATAAATGAAGATGATCCAGAGTTTAGCAAGGTATTAGATTTTTTTAATGAAAGATATAAAGAATTTATTCAACATCTGACGGATATGAATCTATGGGCTATTTGTTGTCAATTAAATGAGGTCAAAATAGACTTTGATTTGTTGGGGTTAAAAAATAATGCAGATAAAATAGTTAAAATCAAGCATGAAAAAAAGATAGAATTATTAGTGGAAGATATAAGTTTTAATTTTTTTGAAAGTATGTATGAGAAAATGCTAAGTGAGAAAATTAAAAAAGGTAGTGAAAAGAATGGCAGAGATTATGTCTCGGAGTTATCTATTTTTAGAGATAGACGAGAACACATACGCTACACTTTCGAAAATGATATAGAGGAATACCGTGTTCACATAGAGGATTATTCTAGAGGTAAACAGTTGTTATGGTTTTTAAAAGAGTTTATATTATCCGTAGAAGGTAAGAGTGGAGGTATTCTGAAAAAACAATTTTTTATTGATGATAGAGCTATAATGACAGTGTTTACTAATTGTGCAGATACGCCTGAGTGCTTGAATGACTACTTGAAAAGAAAATGTTGTCTGACTTTTACCTAGTTTATATTATATGGAGAATATTATAAAAAATAGTTATAATTTTAAGCGACAAATTTTAGACATAAAAAATCCTCGGTTCGTTATGAGCCGAGGATTTTTGAGTAGACTTATACTCAATGAAATTCATGAATAAACTAAGCAGGAGCAGTCTGCTCAAAGCACTGGTTTGAAGTGATTTTGAGGAATGCGAAAGCGACTTATTTAGGGTAGATATAGGTCAGGCGACCCCAGTAGGAAGCAGTTGGGTCAAACCAGCCACGGAAGTTGCTGATGTACTGCTTGCCGAGGTAGTTAGACTCTTGAATCTGGATGCGGGTATTGGATTCGACATGAGTCACAACACCAACGTGGCCGTAGCCACCGTCATCCCAGCAGGCGATGGCACCAACCTCAGGTGTACTGCCGGTACGGAATCCAGCTCTTCTGGCACTAGCTGCCCATTGACCGCCGTTGCCCCAGTAATTTCCAGCCCAAGGAGCTAGAGCTTTGGCTCCCCAAGTACATTGACCGACAGGATAAGTTGTCGCATTAGCAGCGGCATAGTTAGGCTGAATATTAGCTGATTGAACGCTTGATTTCTCAACCTGATAGCTAGTTCCAGTCAGGCCGATTAACTGTCCCGCTTTTCTACGATAGACATGGGTGTTAAATAGACCGCTCCCCTTGTGATTCTGAGTATCTACGGTAAACTTGTATGTTCCATTGCCGACCTTATTAGCGGTATACCATTTGATATCATCTTGCCCATTGACTTCTGACCAAGTCGGCAGAATAATATCGCCATCTCCGTAGGCGTCTGTCACTGTCACCTCATAGCGATTAGCCTCAGTTTTCCTGACTGCAACCTTGGCTTGGATTTGGTCGGTAGACATTGAGACGGCATCTGCTGCGTAGCTACGCTCACTGCCGTCCTTATAGGTGACATACACATGGTTGTTATAGGTTCCAGACAAAGCCTGGTGATTACGGATATCAAAGGTTGCGCTGAAGGAGCCATCTCCGTTAGGAGTGGCTGCATACCATTTAAGATTGCTCTGATTGCTAGTGCTCCAAATGGGAACTTGGACAGACTTTATGGGCTTAGATAAAGCTGTTTCAGTGATTTTTACAGTATAGGTTCCTTGTTTGGGGTTGATATTTTCTATAGTAAAAAGTGGCTTTTGCTCCTCTTCAGAAGGCAATTTTCCACTATCAATTTGTGCAGTAGCCCCTGAGAGACCTGTTAAGTCAGGCTTAACATAACTTTCACCGTAAAGGTGGATATTGTAAATCCCTGTGTCGTAGTTATGCTTTCTGAGTTCCACCCGAGCGCTGTAGCTACCATCTGGATTTTTGCTTGCTTCATACCATTGTAGATCATCTTGCCCTTTCTTATCAGACCAAGTAGGAAGAACTACTTTATACATAGTGGCTGGCACATTTTTGACAGTAATTTCCATGATACCAGTTTGAGGGAAGCTGGTTTCAACAGTAGGATTAGGTTTTTCTAAATTGAAAGTGGTCCCGTTTAAGCCAATCATCTTACCATCTTTATTTTCATAAGTATGAATGTGATAAGTTCCATAGCCTTTGTGATTTGAAAGTTCAAATTCAGTAATATCTTGTCCTGCATTGTACCATTTGATATCATCTTGTCCATTTTCATCAGACCAAACAGCATGTAAAATATTGGAATTTAGTTGGTCTTTGTTGCGATTAAAGTGGATTTGAGCAGTTTTCCCTAGGATATTAGTAGTGACATTAATGGCTGGTTTATCGAGAGTAAAGGTTGTTCCATTCAGCCCAATTAATTTTCCATAGAGGTCAATATAGGTATGAACATGAAAGGTTCCGTAACCTGGATGGTTACTCAGGTCAATGTCAGTGTTAGTGGTAGTTGTTGACGGTGCTTCATACCATTTGATATCATCCTGTCCGTTCTCGTCAGACCAAACAGCATGGAGAATACGATGAGGTTCTTGAGCTTGGGAACGGGTATAACTAATAGAGGCTGTACGATCGTTCAGAGTAACATCGACATTGCTGGCACGATCAGTGGGGCCTAGAATTTTGACTTCAGATTCAGGCGTTTCGGTCGCATGAGCTGTAGAGTGACTTGCAAAGAGACCTAGGACAGCTCCGGATAATAAAAACAGTTTTTGATATTTCTTCATAAAACTCCTTTGTGAGAATGGTTTTGGATGGGCCCACCTGTATTATTCGGAAAACTTATTTGAAAATGATAGTAAATTTGACAAGCCCTGAATATTTTCTGTCTAAAATGGGTACAATCCACTCAAGAAGGAGAAGGCTGAAGCCAACAATAATTACGGCAATCATTATAGAAGAGATATTCTTTTTCCCATTAGAATGGAATAAAACGAACGATTGTGATATAATTTAGATAAATAATTCGTAAAAATGCGGTGATTTTTACGTGATGTGTTAGCTCGGTGCGTAAGCACCTATGATATGAACATAGAGGTATCTCAGCTATGAAGCTTTTGGTTGTTGGTTCAGGCGGTCGTGAGCACGCGATTGCTAAGAAGTTATTGGAGTCTCAGGGTGTGGAGCAGGTGTTTGTCGCACCTGGAAATGACGGGATGACCTTGGATGGGTTGGATTTAGTAAACATTGGAATTTCCGAACATTCCAGACTAATCGAATTTGCCAAGGAGAATGATATTGCTTGGTCCTTTATCGGTCCGGATGATGCTCTGGCAGCTGGAATTGTAGATGATTTTAACCAAGCTGGGCTCAAGGCTTTCGGCCCATCTCGTTTAGCAGCGGAGCTGGAGTGGTCCAAGGATTTTGCCAAGGAGATCATGGTTAAATACGGAGTTCCGACAGCAGCCTATGGCACATTTTCCGACTTTGAGAAAGCCAAAGCCTACATCGAAAAGCAGGGAGCGCCTATCGTGGTCAAGGCGGACGGACTAGCTCTGGGCAAGGGTGTGGTCGTCGCAGAGACCGTGGAGCAGGCAGTCGAAGCAGCTCACGATATGCTCTTGGACAATAAGTTCGGCGACAGTGGTGCGCGTGTGGTTATCGAAGAGTTCTTGGACGGCGAGGAGTTCTCCCTCTTTGCCTTTGTCAATGGCGACAAGTTTTACATCCTGCCGACGGCTCAGGATCACAAGAGGGCCTACGATGGGGATAAGGGGCCCAATACAGGCGGTATGGGAGCCTATGCGCCAGTGCCTCACTTGCCACAAAGCGTGGTGGATCAGTCAGTTGAGACGATTATCAAGCCGGTTCTCAAAGGCATGATAGCTGAGGGCCGACCTTATCTTGGCGTGCTCTACGCTGGGCTGATTTTGACAGCCGATGGTCCCAAGGTTATCGAGTTCAACTCGCGTTTTGGCGACCCAGAGACCCAGATTATCCTGCCGCGCCTTACGTCTGATTTTGCGCAGAACATCACGGACATTTTGGACAAGAAAGAGCCTGCTATCACTTGGCTGGATGAGGGGGTGACACTTGGCGTGGTTGTCGCATCAAATGGCTACCCGCTGGACTATGAGAAAGGCTTGCCTCTGCCGGACAAGACAGACGGCGACATCATCACCTACTATGCTGGGGCTAAGTTTGCGGAAAATAGCAGAGCACTGCTGTCAAATGGCGGCCGAGTGTACATGCTGGTTACCACAGCAGATACCGTCTC encodes the following:
- the purH gene encoding bifunctional phosphoribosylaminoimidazolecarboxamide formyltransferase/IMP cyclohydrolase — its product is MTKKALISVSDKTGIVEFAQELKKLGWDIISTGGTKVALDNEGVGTVAIDDVTGFPEMMDGRVKTLHPNIHGGLLARRDLDSHLEAAKDNQIELIDLVVVNLYPFKETILKPGVQYADAVENIDIGGPSMLRSAAKNHASVTVVVDPADYALVLEELAANGQTTYETRQRLAAKVFRHTAAYDALIADYFTNQVGESKPEKLTLTYELKQPMRYGENPQQDADFYQTALPLDYSIASAKQLNGKELSFNNIRDADAAIRIIRDFKDRPTVVALKHMNPCGIGQADDIETAWDYAYESDPVSIFGGIVVLNRQVDAATAEKMHGIFLEIIIAPSYTAEALAILTNKKKNLRILELAFDAQAASGVEKEVTGVLGGLLVQNQDVIEENPADWQVVTKRQPNEQERMALEFAWKSVKYVKSNGIIITNDRQVLGVGPGQTNRVASVKIAIEQAKDRLDGAALASDAFFPFADNIEEIAAAGIKAIIQPGGSVRDEESIEAADKYGLTMIFTGVRHFRH
- a CDS encoding AAA family ATPase; translation: MPLIEKFKINNLHNYYDVELNFKNDKTIYIGENGVGKTTILSMLYYLLDLNYERLSKYIFESLEIEFEGKKSVRITKSDITQINSVVRSRKGRYPKYIVDELINKIEQDENLMNELLKLETSTDFLFNFEVRKIYEKYPSLHNYPKPLIQELMVEVLERINPAEYMELIGYIEELKNKYKILYFPTYRRIEEDLVKLKTEPENVGPGGRAFNSKSSGELIHFGMEDVKQRIDELLNKISKETNERYNNMTSGLLNTFSNGENIKLSGENFDPEEVNIALSRLGDKITKETKSIILSKINKGELHKDKYLDYLVSSILKNYKTLAVIDSRINDFNKRVNKYLFRKKFYYNPQSLRLDIKRTDSKGETIFKNDQYGERVEDIINLSNLSSGEKQLISTFSKIFLEDEKELVILFDEPELSLSVPWQEEFIYDISQANKCRFLLTVTHSPFIYRNLLDYAEEIDDCIKENSQNSDNEFSFFFLNDDNDDELPF
- a CDS encoding DUF4435 domain-containing protein encodes the protein MKSVTIENHLESLTESSVIWERYTRDAKINPNRYFVFYEGKDRQYYDCRIRNFTNNYNAYEVGGKSKVLQLVDKFTHEEGYKLKNKLFFIDKDYERYRLDSDVYMTPKYSIENFYVSHTVIERILKTHFGINEDDPEFSKVLDFFNERYKEFIQHLTDMNLWAICCQLNEVKIDFDLLGLKNNADKIVKIKHEKKIELLVEDISFNFFESMYEKMLSEKIKKGSEKNGRDYVSELSIFRDRREHIRYTFENDIEEYRVHIEDYSRGKQLLWFLKEFILSVEGKSGGILKKQFFIDDRAIMTVFTNCADTPECLNDYLKRKCCLTFT
- a CDS encoding GBS Bsp-like repeat-containing protein, which gives rise to MKKYQKLFLLSGAVLGLFASHSTAHATETPESEVKILGPTDRASNVDVTLNDRTASISYTRSQAQEPHRILHAVWSDENGQDDIKWYEAPSTTTTNTDIDLSNHPGYGTFHVHTYIDLYGKLIGLNGTTFTLDKPAINVTTNILGKTAQIHFNRNKDQLNSNILHAVWSDENGQDDIKWYNAGQDITEFELSNHKGYGTYHIHTYENKDGKMIGLNGTTFNLEKPNPTVETSFPQTGIMEITVKNVPATMYKVVLPTWSDKKGQDDLQWYEASKNPDGSYSARVELRKHNYDTGIYNIHLYGESYVKPDLTGLSGATAQIDSGKLPSEEEQKPLFTIENINPKQGTYTVKITETALSKPIKSVQVPIWSTSNQSNLKWYAATPNGDGSFSATFDIRNHQALSGTYNNHVYVTYKDGSERSYAADAVSMSTDQIQAKVAVRKTEANRYEVTVTDAYGDGDIILPTWSEVNGQDDIKWYTANKVGNGTYKFTVDTQNHKGSGLFNTHVYRRKAGQLIGLTGTSYQVEKSSVQSANIQPNYAAANATTYPVGQCTWGAKALAPWAGNYWGNGGQWAASARRAGFRTGSTPEVGAIACWDDGGYGHVGVVTHVESNTRIQIQESNYLGKQYISNFRGWFDPTASYWGRLTYIYPK
- the purD gene encoding phosphoribosylamine--glycine ligase yields the protein MKLLVVGSGGREHAIAKKLLESQGVEQVFVAPGNDGMTLDGLDLVNIGISEHSRLIEFAKENDIAWSFIGPDDALAAGIVDDFNQAGLKAFGPSRLAAELEWSKDFAKEIMVKYGVPTAAYGTFSDFEKAKAYIEKQGAPIVVKADGLALGKGVVVAETVEQAVEAAHDMLLDNKFGDSGARVVIEEFLDGEEFSLFAFVNGDKFYILPTAQDHKRAYDGDKGPNTGGMGAYAPVPHLPQSVVDQSVETIIKPVLKGMIAEGRPYLGVLYAGLILTADGPKVIEFNSRFGDPETQIILPRLTSDFAQNITDILDKKEPAITWLDEGVTLGVVVASNGYPLDYEKGLPLPDKTDGDIITYYAGAKFAENSRALLSNGGRVYMLVTTADTVSAAQKKIYDQLKKQDTTGLFYRTDIGSKAVK